Proteins from a genomic interval of Pseudomonas paeninsulae:
- the ftsE gene encoding cell division ATP-binding protein FtsE: MIKFEQVGKRYPNGHVGLHELSFRVRRGEFLFVTGHSGAGKSTLLRLLLAMERPTTGKLLLAGQDLGQITNAQIPYLRRQIGVVFQNHQLLFDRSVYDNVALPLQILGLSKPEIGKRVGAALERVSLADKAEQFPGELSTGQQQRVGIARAVVHRPALLLADEPTGNLDPRLAAEIMGVFEDINRLGTSVLIASHDLALIARMRHRMLTLQRGRLIGDGEAV, encoded by the coding sequence ATGATCAAGTTCGAGCAGGTCGGTAAGCGTTACCCCAACGGTCACGTCGGGCTGCACGAGTTGAGCTTTCGCGTGCGCCGCGGCGAATTTCTCTTCGTCACCGGTCATTCCGGTGCCGGCAAAAGCACCCTGCTGCGCCTGCTGCTGGCGATGGAGCGGCCGACTACCGGCAAGCTGCTGCTGGCCGGGCAGGATCTGGGGCAGATCACCAACGCGCAGATCCCCTATCTGCGCCGGCAGATCGGCGTGGTGTTCCAGAACCACCAGCTGCTGTTCGATCGCAGCGTGTACGACAACGTCGCCCTGCCGCTGCAGATTCTCGGCCTGTCCAAACCGGAGATCGGCAAGCGCGTCGGTGCCGCGCTCGAGCGTGTTTCGCTGGCGGACAAGGCCGAGCAGTTTCCCGGCGAACTCTCCACCGGCCAGCAGCAACGCGTCGGTATTGCCCGCGCGGTCGTGCATCGGCCGGCCCTGCTGCTCGCCGACGAGCCGACCGGCAACCTTGACCCGCGCCTGGCCGCAGAGATCATGGGCGTGTTCGAGGACATCAACCGACTCGGCACCAGCGTGCTGATCGCCAGCCACGACCTGGCGCTGATCGCGCGCATGCGCCATCGCATGCTGACCCTGCAACGCGGCAGGCTGATCGGCGATGGGGAGGCAGTCTGA
- the mtgA gene encoding monofunctional biosynthetic peptidoglycan transglycosylase, translating into MFRSIRRLIFKLLLCLMVGSALLVLVLRWVPPPGTALMVERKVESWIDGKPIDLERSWRPWGELPDDLKIAVIAGEDQKFAEHWGFDIAAIRAALVHNQQGGSLRGASTLSQQVAKNLFLWSGRSWLRKGIESWFTGLIELLWPKQRILEVYLNSAEWGTGIFGAEAAARHHFNIGAPYLSAQQASLLAAVLPNPRQRSAGQPSAQVSRRARWIRQQMRQLGGSHYLSRLQVTLPDWWPSWLKS; encoded by the coding sequence ATGTTTCGCTCCATCCGCCGCCTCATATTCAAACTGCTGCTCTGCCTCATGGTCGGCTCGGCGCTACTGGTACTGGTCTTGCGCTGGGTGCCGCCACCTGGCACGGCCCTGATGGTCGAACGCAAGGTCGAATCCTGGATCGACGGCAAACCGATCGACCTGGAGCGCAGCTGGCGCCCCTGGGGCGAGCTGCCGGACGACCTGAAAATCGCGGTGATCGCCGGCGAAGACCAGAAATTCGCCGAGCACTGGGGCTTCGATATCGCCGCGATTCGCGCCGCGCTGGTGCACAACCAGCAAGGCGGCTCGCTGCGCGGCGCCAGCACGCTGAGCCAGCAGGTGGCGAAAAACCTGTTTCTCTGGTCGGGGCGCAGTTGGCTGCGCAAGGGCATCGAGTCCTGGTTTACCGGTTTGATCGAGCTGCTCTGGCCGAAACAGCGAATCCTCGAGGTCTATCTCAACAGCGCCGAGTGGGGCACCGGTATCTTCGGCGCCGAAGCCGCGGCGCGGCATCACTTCAATATCGGCGCGCCCTACCTGTCGGCCCAACAGGCCAGCCTACTGGCCGCCGTACTGCCGAACCCACGCCAACGCAGTGCCGGCCAGCCAAGCGCACAAGTCAGCCGGCGCGCCCGCTGGATTCGCCAGCAGATGCGCCAACTCGGCGGCAGCCACTACCTCAGCCGACTGCAAGTCACGCTTCCGGACTGGTGGCCGAGTTGGTTGAAATCCTGA
- the ftsX gene encoding permease-like cell division protein FtsX — MSATRMPPPQPAQRVGAAPKKHEPKTPGDEPDFRSQLDAWLESHRASLVDSLRRLTKQPIGSFFTCLVMAVALSLPMGLALLLDNVERLGGSWQRAAQISLFLQVEASEAEGQTLREQIAAMDDVAAADWISREQALQEFQQQSGLGEALKDLPENPLPGVVLVTPREVDKVTLEALRLRLADLPKVQQAQLDLVWVERLTAILSLGDRFVFGLTLLLVMALLLVIGNTIRLHIENRRTEIEVIKLVGGTDSYVRRPFLYMGALYGLGAGLLAWLVLAYGLGWLNDAVIRLAGLYGSNFALAGVPAGDGLSLLLGAVLLGYIGAWLAVARHLNELEPR; from the coding sequence ATGAGCGCCACCCGCATGCCACCCCCGCAGCCGGCGCAACGCGTTGGCGCCGCGCCGAAAAAGCACGAACCGAAAACCCCGGGCGACGAGCCGGACTTTCGCAGCCAGCTCGACGCCTGGCTGGAAAGCCACCGCGCCAGCCTGGTCGACAGCCTGCGGCGCCTGACCAAGCAACCGATCGGCAGCTTCTTCACCTGCCTGGTGATGGCCGTGGCCCTGAGTCTGCCGATGGGCCTGGCCTTGCTGCTGGACAACGTCGAGCGTCTCGGCGGTTCCTGGCAGCGCGCCGCACAGATATCCCTGTTCCTGCAGGTCGAGGCGAGCGAGGCCGAAGGCCAGACGCTGCGCGAACAGATTGCGGCGATGGACGATGTCGCCGCGGCCGACTGGATCAGTCGCGAGCAGGCCTTGCAGGAGTTCCAGCAGCAATCCGGGCTGGGCGAGGCGCTCAAGGACTTGCCGGAAAATCCGTTGCCGGGCGTGGTGCTGGTCACCCCCAGGGAAGTCGACAAGGTCACCCTGGAGGCCCTGCGTCTGCGTCTGGCCGACTTGCCCAAGGTGCAGCAGGCGCAGCTCGATCTGGTCTGGGTCGAGCGGCTGACGGCGATTCTCAGCCTGGGCGATCGCTTCGTCTTCGGCCTGACCCTGTTGCTGGTGATGGCCTTGTTGCTGGTGATCGGTAATACCATTCGCCTGCACATCGAGAACCGGCGTACCGAGATCGAAGTGATCAAGCTGGTTGGCGGCACTGACAGCTATGTGCGTCGGCCCTTCCTTTATATGGGCGCGCTCTATGGTTTGGGTGCCGGGCTGCTGGCCTGGCTGGTGCTGGCCTATGGCCTGGGCTGGCTGAATGACGCGGTGATTCGCCTGGCCGGGCTGTACGGCAGCAACTTCGCCCTGGCTGGCGTGCCGGCAGGTGACGGCCTGTCGTTGCTGCTTGGCGCCGTATTGCTAGGCTATATCGGCGCCTGGCTGGCGGTCGCCCGGCATCTGAATGAATTAGAACCTAGATAG
- a CDS encoding thiazole synthase: MSQVRSDKPFTLAGRTYQSRLLVGTGKYKDLDETRAAIEASGAEIVTVAVRRTNIGQNPGEPNLLDVISPSRYTILPNTAGCYDAEDAVRTCRLARELLDGHKLVKLEVLADQKTLFPNVIETLKAAEVLVKDGFDVMVYTSDDPIIARRLAEMGCIAVMPLAGLIGTGLGICNPYNLRIILEEATVPVLVDAGVGTASDATIAMELGCAAVLMNSAIAHAQHPVMMAEAMKYAIEAGRLAYLAGRMPKKLYASASSPLDGLIR, from the coding sequence ATGAGCCAAGTACGTAGCGACAAGCCTTTTACCCTGGCCGGCCGTACCTATCAGTCACGTCTGCTAGTCGGCACCGGTAAATACAAGGATCTCGATGAGACCCGCGCGGCTATCGAAGCCTCGGGGGCGGAGATCGTCACGGTCGCTGTGCGCCGCACCAATATCGGCCAGAACCCGGGTGAGCCGAACCTGCTCGACGTTATCTCGCCTTCGCGCTACACCATCCTGCCCAATACCGCCGGCTGCTACGACGCCGAGGATGCCGTGCGCACCTGTCGCCTAGCCCGTGAGCTGCTCGATGGTCACAAGCTGGTCAAGCTGGAAGTACTGGCCGACCAGAAGACCCTGTTCCCCAACGTGATCGAAACCCTCAAGGCCGCCGAAGTGCTGGTCAAGGACGGTTTCGATGTGATGGTCTACACCAGCGACGACCCGATCATCGCCCGCCGGCTGGCCGAAATGGGCTGTATCGCGGTGATGCCGCTGGCCGGCCTGATCGGTACCGGGCTGGGTATCTGCAACCCCTACAACCTGCGCATCATCCTCGAAGAGGCGACCGTACCGGTGCTGGTCGATGCCGGCGTGGGCACCGCGTCCGATGCCACCATCGCCATGGAGCTGGGCTGCGCGGCGGTGCTGATGAACAGCGCCATCGCCCATGCGCAGCACCCGGTGATGATGGCCGAGGCGATGAAGTACGCGATTGAAGCCGGTCGCCTGGCCTATTTGGCCGGGCGCATGCCGAAGAAGCTCTACGCCAGCGCGTCGTCGCCGTTGGACGGGCTGATCCGTTGA
- the ftsY gene encoding signal recognition particle-docking protein FtsY encodes MFGSNDDKKTPAPSATPPVPATAENPAEKPVEKKDLFGWLRKKPQEPASSQLPVAPEPTPAPEPQASVAETAAPAVEPLALPASAVPAMTPTPTPTPTPTPTPTPTPTPTPTPTPTPTPTESVAEPVQAPRPSRFRINAGSEVLHPVAHQPEPEAPVPTPVAPIMEQPAVAEALAEQNKPGDNQGGWFARLKLGLSKTSASLGEGMASLFLGKKAIDDELFEELETRLLTADVGVEATNLIIQSLTQKVARKQLTDSGALYQALQDELTALLKPVEQPLRVDQTKQPYVILVVGVNGAGKTTTIGKLAKKLQQDGKKVMLAAGDTFRAAAVEQLQVWGERNQIPVIAQHTGADSASVIFDAVQAATSRGMDVLIADTAGRLHTKDNLMEELKKVRRVIGKLDDTAPHEVLLVLDAGTGQNAINQTKQFNQTVNLTGLVLTKLDGTAKGGVIFALAKQFGLPIRYIGVGEGIDDLRTFEANSFVQALFQSRES; translated from the coding sequence ATGTTTGGTTCCAACGACGACAAGAAGACCCCCGCACCCAGCGCTACGCCGCCTGTGCCAGCAACTGCCGAGAACCCCGCGGAGAAACCCGTGGAGAAGAAAGACCTGTTCGGCTGGTTGCGCAAGAAGCCGCAAGAGCCCGCCAGCAGTCAGCTTCCGGTTGCCCCTGAGCCGACGCCTGCCCCTGAACCGCAAGCGTCAGTCGCCGAGACCGCTGCGCCAGCGGTCGAACCGCTTGCGCTGCCTGCCAGTGCCGTGCCCGCAATGACGCCGACGCCGACGCCGACGCCGACGCCGACGCCGACGCCGACGCCGACGCCGACGCCGACGCCGACGCCGACGCCGACGCCGACGCCGACTGAGTCTGTGGCCGAGCCGGTGCAGGCGCCGCGACCTTCGCGGTTCCGCATCAATGCCGGCAGTGAAGTGTTGCATCCAGTCGCTCACCAGCCTGAACCCGAGGCGCCGGTGCCGACGCCGGTTGCGCCGATCATGGAGCAGCCTGCGGTCGCGGAGGCGCTGGCCGAGCAGAACAAGCCGGGCGATAACCAGGGCGGCTGGTTCGCCCGTCTCAAGCTGGGCCTGTCGAAGACCAGTGCCAGCCTGGGCGAGGGCATGGCCAGCCTATTCCTCGGCAAGAAGGCGATTGATGACGAGCTGTTCGAGGAACTCGAGACCCGCCTGCTGACCGCCGACGTCGGTGTCGAAGCCACCAACCTGATTATCCAGAGCCTGACCCAGAAGGTCGCGCGCAAGCAGTTGACCGACAGCGGCGCCTTGTACCAGGCGTTGCAGGACGAGCTGACGGCGCTGCTCAAGCCGGTCGAACAGCCGCTGCGCGTGGATCAGACCAAGCAGCCCTATGTGATTCTGGTGGTGGGCGTGAATGGCGCCGGCAAGACCACCACCATCGGCAAGCTGGCGAAAAAACTGCAGCAGGACGGCAAGAAGGTCATGCTGGCCGCCGGCGACACCTTCCGCGCCGCCGCCGTTGAACAGTTGCAGGTATGGGGTGAGCGCAACCAGATCCCGGTGATCGCCCAGCATACCGGGGCCGACTCGGCATCGGTGATCTTCGATGCGGTGCAGGCCGCCACGTCGCGCGGCATGGACGTGCTGATCGCCGACACGGCCGGACGCCTGCACACCAAAGACAACCTGATGGAAGAGTTGAAGAAGGTCCGCCGGGTGATCGGCAAGCTGGATGACACGGCGCCCCATGAGGTACTGCTGGTGCTGGATGCTGGCACCGGGCAGAACGCGATCAATCAGACCAAGCAGTTCAACCAGACGGTAAACCTCACCGGCCTGGTCCTGACCAAGCTGGACGGGACCGCCAAGGGCGGGGTGATCTTCGCTCTGGCCAAGCAGTTCGGTCTGCCGATTCGCTATATTGGCGTCGGCGAAGGCATCGACGACCTGCGTACCTTCGAGGCCAACTCTTTTGTCCAGGCGCTGTTCCAGTCGCGGGAATCGTAA
- the rpoH gene encoding RNA polymerase sigma factor RpoH — protein MSTSLQPVHALVPGANLEAYVHAVNCIPLLTPEQERELAESLYYKQDLEAARQMVLAHLRFVVHIARSYSGYGLAQADLIQEGNVGLMKAVKRFNPEMGVRLVSFAVHWIRAEIHEFILRNWRIVKVATTKAQRKLFFNLRSQKKRLAWLNNEEVHAVAESLGVEPREVREMESRLTGHDMAFDPATEADDESAFYSPAQYLEDHRYDPARQLEAADWSDSSAANLHEALDGLDERSRDILYQRWLGEEKATLHELAAKYNVSAERIRQLEKSAMNKLKGSIAA, from the coding sequence ATGTCCACTTCTTTGCAACCTGTTCATGCTTTAGTCCCGGGCGCCAACCTGGAGGCTTACGTGCATGCGGTCAACTGCATACCGCTGTTGACCCCTGAGCAGGAGCGCGAGCTGGCCGAGAGTCTGTACTACAAGCAGGACCTCGAAGCCGCTCGGCAAATGGTGCTCGCCCACCTGCGTTTTGTCGTGCATATCGCGCGCAGTTATTCCGGTTATGGCCTGGCCCAGGCCGACCTGATCCAAGAAGGAAATGTCGGCCTGATGAAGGCGGTCAAGCGTTTCAACCCGGAAATGGGTGTGCGCCTGGTGTCGTTCGCCGTGCACTGGATTCGTGCCGAGATCCATGAGTTCATCCTGCGCAACTGGCGCATCGTCAAGGTCGCCACCACCAAGGCGCAGCGCAAATTGTTCTTCAACCTGCGCAGCCAGAAGAAGCGCCTGGCCTGGTTGAACAACGAGGAAGTGCACGCGGTGGCGGAAAGCCTGGGTGTCGAGCCGCGCGAAGTGCGCGAGATGGAAAGCCGTCTGACCGGCCACGACATGGCCTTCGATCCGGCTACCGAGGCCGATGACGAAAGTGCGTTTTACTCGCCGGCCCAGTACCTGGAAGATCACCGCTACGATCCGGCGCGCCAACTTGAGGCCGCGGACTGGAGCGACAGCTCTGCCGCCAACCTGCATGAGGCCCTCGACGGACTCGATGAGCGCAGTCGCGACATTCTCTACCAGCGCTGGCTGGGCGAGGAGAAAGCCACGCTGCACGAGTTGGCCGCCAAGTACAACGTCTCCGCCGAGCGTATCCGCCAGCTGGAGAAAAGCGCCATGAACAAGCTCAAGGGCTCGATCGCGGCGTAG
- the trmB gene encoding tRNA (guanosine(46)-N7)-methyltransferase TrmB, with translation MTESQQPSSAAEDKRQHRAIKSFVMRAGRMTEGQQRGLDQGWAKFGLQLDAGAPDFDGLFGRSAPRTLEIGFGMGQSLLEMAAAAPEQDFIGVEVHRPGVGALLNGLMTQNLGNVRVYSCDALEVLRNCVADASLDRLLLFFPDPWHKARHHKRRIVQPAFAELVRQKLKVGGVLHMATDWEAYAEYMLEVMNVAPGYRNLAADGRCVERPQERPITKFERRGERLGHGVWDLKFQRDN, from the coding sequence ATGACCGAATCGCAGCAACCCTCGTCTGCAGCCGAGGACAAGCGCCAGCACCGCGCTATCAAGAGTTTCGTGATGCGCGCCGGGCGCATGACCGAGGGCCAGCAGCGCGGCCTCGACCAGGGCTGGGCCAAGTTCGGTCTGCAGTTGGACGCTGGCGCCCCGGATTTTGATGGGCTATTCGGCCGCAGTGCGCCGCGGACCCTGGAAATCGGTTTCGGCATGGGCCAGTCCCTGCTGGAAATGGCGGCGGCGGCCCCCGAGCAGGATTTCATTGGCGTCGAGGTGCACCGCCCCGGTGTCGGCGCCTTGCTCAACGGCCTGATGACGCAAAACCTCGGCAACGTGCGGGTCTACAGCTGCGATGCCCTGGAAGTGCTGCGCAACTGCGTGGCCGACGCCAGCCTCGACCGTCTGCTGCTGTTTTTTCCCGACCCCTGGCACAAGGCGCGCCATCACAAGCGTCGTATCGTCCAGCCGGCGTTCGCCGAGCTGGTGCGGCAGAAGCTCAAGGTCGGTGGCGTGCTGCACATGGCCACCGACTGGGAGGCCTACGCCGAATACATGCTCGAAGTGATGAACGTGGCGCCCGGTTACCGCAACCTGGCGGCCGACGGCCGTTGCGTGGAGCGCCCGCAAGAACGGCCGATCACCAAGTTCGAGCGTCGTGGCGAGCGCCTCGGCCATGGCGTCTGGGACCTGAAGTTCCAGCGCGACAACTGA
- a CDS encoding M16 family metallopeptidase — MSKRNGLRYGLLGLAVLALLAILVQVNNRPDETSSQAEPAPSTAIESLAALNGQAPSRRNLEIQTWQTAEGAKVLFVEARELPMLDLRLTFAAGSSQDDDVPGAAMLTNAMLNEGVPGKDVGAIAAGFENLGAEFGNGAYRDMAVASLRSLSAVDKREPALQLFNQVIGQPTFPDDGLARIKNQLLAGFEYQKQNPGKLASLQLFERLYGKHPYAHPSEGSEQSVPAISREQLQAFHAKAYAAGNAVIALVGDLSRAEAEALAAEVSAALPQGPALPIIAQPEVPQAGLSHIEFPSNQTHLMIALLGIDRRDPDYAALYLGNQIFGGGGFGTRLMTEVREKRGLTYGVYSGFSAMQARGPFMINLQTRAELSAGTLQLVKDMLGDYLASGPTQEELDNAKRELAGSFPLSTASNAAIVGQLGSMGFYDLPLSHLEDFMREVQALSTEQVKAAMAKHLDPEALVIVTAGPTVEQKELPPPSDDPAEQPSAVPEH; from the coding sequence ATGAGTAAGCGCAATGGTTTGCGCTACGGCCTGCTCGGCCTGGCGGTACTGGCGCTGTTGGCGATTCTCGTCCAGGTGAACAATCGCCCCGACGAAACCAGCAGCCAAGCCGAACCCGCCCCGTCGACGGCCATCGAGTCTCTCGCCGCACTCAACGGCCAGGCACCGAGCCGGCGCAACCTGGAGATCCAGACCTGGCAAACTGCCGAGGGCGCCAAGGTGTTGTTCGTCGAGGCGCGCGAGCTGCCGATGCTCGACCTGCGCCTGACCTTCGCCGCCGGTAGCAGCCAGGATGACGACGTGCCAGGGGCGGCCATGCTGACCAACGCCATGCTCAACGAAGGCGTACCGGGCAAAGACGTCGGCGCCATCGCCGCCGGTTTCGAAAACCTCGGCGCCGAGTTCGGCAACGGCGCCTACCGCGACATGGCGGTGGCCAGTCTGCGCAGCCTGAGCGCCGTGGATAAACGCGAACCGGCCCTGCAACTGTTCAATCAGGTGATCGGCCAGCCTACCTTCCCCGACGATGGCTTGGCGCGGATCAAGAACCAGCTGCTGGCCGGTTTCGAGTACCAGAAGCAGAACCCCGGCAAGCTCGCCAGCTTGCAGCTGTTCGAGCGGCTTTACGGCAAGCACCCCTACGCCCACCCCAGCGAAGGCAGCGAACAGTCCGTCCCGGCGATTAGCCGCGAGCAATTGCAGGCCTTTCATGCCAAGGCCTATGCCGCCGGCAACGCCGTGATCGCGCTGGTCGGCGACCTCTCGCGTGCCGAAGCCGAAGCACTGGCGGCAGAGGTTTCCGCCGCACTGCCGCAAGGCCCGGCCCTACCCATCATTGCTCAGCCTGAAGTGCCGCAAGCAGGCCTCAGTCATATCGAGTTCCCGTCCAACCAGACCCACCTGATGATCGCCCTGCTCGGTATCGACCGCCGCGACCCGGACTACGCCGCGCTCTATCTGGGTAACCAGATTTTCGGTGGCGGCGGCTTTGGCACCCGGCTGATGACCGAAGTCCGCGAAAAGCGCGGCCTGACCTACGGCGTCTACTCCGGCTTTAGCGCCATGCAGGCACGCGGGCCATTCATGATCAACCTGCAAACCCGCGCCGAACTCAGCGCCGGCACCCTGCAATTGGTCAAGGACATGCTGGGCGACTACCTGGCCAGCGGCCCGACCCAGGAGGAACTGGACAACGCCAAGCGCGAGCTGGCCGGCAGCTTCCCGCTGTCCACCGCGAGCAACGCCGCGATCGTTGGCCAGCTCGGCTCCATGGGCTTTTACGACCTGCCGCTGAGCCATCTGGAAGATTTCATGCGCGAGGTCCAGGCCCTCAGCACCGAGCAGGTCAAGGCAGCCATGGCCAAGCACCTCGACCCTGAGGCGCTGGTGATTGTCACCGCAGGCCCTACCGTCGAACAGAAAGAACTGCCGCCACCCAGCGACGACCCCGCCGAACAACCCTCAGCCGTACCGGAGCACTAA
- a CDS encoding M16 family metallopeptidase, which translates to MKMTVQRAAALLLAALCMPLTALAAEPQPTHEFSLDNGLKVIVREDHRAPVVVSQLWYKVGSSYETPGQTGLSHALEHMMFKGSRKLGPGEASRILRELGAEENAFTSDDYTAYYQVLARDRLSVALELEADRLASLKLPAEEFAREIEVIKEERRLRTDDKPSSLAYERFKAMAFPASGYHTPTIGWMADLERMTVEELRAWYQAWYVPNNATLVVVGDVSASEVKVLAERYFGDIPARAVPPAKIPRELAAPGERRITLHLKTQLPSLMLGFNVPGLATAENPRQVHALRLIATLLDGGYSARLPSRLERGEELVSGASAWYDGQPRGDSLFVLSATPNVQTGKTLAQAEAGLWRELQDLQQNPPSAEELARVRAQVIAGLVFERDSITSQATAIGQLETVGLSWTLMDQELAELEAVTPADIQSAAKTFFTRDRLSVAHVLPEEKHDE; encoded by the coding sequence ATGAAGATGACAGTCCAACGCGCAGCCGCCTTGCTCCTCGCTGCGCTCTGCATGCCGCTGACGGCCTTGGCCGCAGAGCCGCAACCAACTCACGAATTCAGCCTGGACAATGGCCTCAAGGTCATCGTCCGCGAGGATCACCGCGCCCCGGTGGTGGTGTCCCAGCTCTGGTACAAGGTCGGCTCCAGCTACGAGACGCCCGGCCAGACCGGCCTGTCCCACGCCCTCGAGCACATGATGTTCAAGGGCAGCCGCAAGCTCGGTCCCGGCGAAGCCTCACGCATCCTGCGCGAGCTCGGCGCCGAAGAAAACGCCTTCACCAGCGATGATTACACTGCCTATTACCAGGTGCTGGCGCGGGATCGCCTGAGTGTGGCCCTGGAACTGGAAGCCGATCGCCTGGCCAGCCTCAAGCTGCCGGCCGAGGAATTCGCCCGCGAGATCGAGGTGATCAAGGAAGAGCGGCGCCTGCGCACCGACGACAAGCCCAGCTCGCTGGCTTACGAGCGGTTCAAGGCCATGGCCTTCCCCGCCAGCGGCTACCACACCCCAACCATCGGCTGGATGGCCGACCTCGAGCGCATGACCGTCGAGGAGCTGCGCGCCTGGTATCAAGCCTGGTACGTACCGAACAACGCCACCCTGGTGGTGGTTGGCGATGTCAGCGCCAGCGAGGTGAAAGTGCTCGCCGAACGCTATTTCGGTGACATCCCTGCACGCGCGGTGCCACCGGCGAAAATCCCCCGCGAACTGGCCGCGCCGGGCGAGCGACGCATCACCCTGCACCTGAAAACCCAGCTGCCGAGCCTGATGCTGGGCTTCAACGTACCGGGCCTGGCCACCGCCGAAAACCCGCGCCAGGTGCATGCCTTGCGCCTGATCGCCACCCTGCTCGATGGCGGCTACAGCGCCCGCCTGCCGTCGCGCCTGGAGCGTGGCGAGGAACTGGTTTCCGGGGCCTCCGCCTGGTATGACGGCCAGCCGCGCGGCGACAGCCTGTTCGTCCTGTCCGCCACGCCCAATGTGCAAACCGGCAAGACCCTGGCGCAAGCCGAAGCCGGCCTGTGGCGCGAGCTGCAGGATCTGCAGCAGAACCCGCCCTCCGCCGAGGAGCTGGCCCGCGTGCGCGCTCAGGTCATCGCCGGACTGGTCTTCGAGCGCGACTCGATCACCAGCCAGGCCACCGCCATCGGCCAGCTGGAAACCGTCGGCCTGTCCTGGACGCTGATGGACCAGGAACTGGCCGAACTGGAAGCCGTTACCCCGGCCGATATCCAGAGCGCGGCGAAAACCTTCTTTACCCGCGACCGCTTGAGCGTCGCCCATGTTCTACCCGAGGAGAAGCATGATGAGTAA
- the thiS gene encoding sulfur carrier protein ThiS translates to MRIQLNGESFELADGATVADLVSRLDLTERRVAVELNLDIVPRSQHAATALRDGDRVEVVHAIGGG, encoded by the coding sequence ATGCGTATTCAGTTGAACGGTGAATCTTTCGAACTGGCCGACGGCGCTACCGTTGCCGACCTGGTCAGCCGTCTGGATCTGACTGAACGCCGGGTCGCGGTCGAGCTCAACCTGGATATAGTGCCGCGCAGCCAGCATGCCGCCACCGCGCTTCGCGACGGTGATCGGGTCGAGGTGGTGCACGCGATTGGTGGCGGTTAA
- a CDS encoding DUF423 domain-containing protein produces the protein MARLWLLLSAFAGFTGVALGAFAAHGLKNRLSPEHLAVFQTGSHYQLIHALALFGVALLALQVPGRLVNLAGGCFALGILLFSGSLYLLSLSGIGGLGIITPFGGLAFLAGWLCLGLAGWRFTGR, from the coding sequence ATGGCGCGTCTATGGTTGTTGCTGTCTGCCTTCGCCGGTTTTACCGGTGTCGCCCTGGGGGCCTTCGCCGCCCACGGCTTGAAAAATCGGTTGAGCCCGGAGCACCTCGCGGTATTCCAGACCGGCAGCCACTACCAGTTGATCCACGCCTTGGCGCTGTTCGGGGTCGCCTTGCTGGCGCTGCAGGTGCCTGGCCGATTGGTGAATCTGGCCGGAGGCTGTTTCGCCCTGGGCATTCTGTTGTTCTCCGGCAGCTTGTATCTGCTGAGCCTCAGTGGCATCGGCGGACTCGGGATCATCACGCCGTTCGGTGGCTTGGCCTTTCTCGCCGGTTGGCTGTGCCTCGGCCTGGCGGGCTGGCGCTTCACCGGGCGCTGA
- the rsmD gene encoding 16S rRNA (guanine(966)-N(2))-methyltransferase RsmD yields MRKPSKAGTAHSGDGQLRIIGGQWRSRQFNFPMAAGLRPTPNRVRETLFNWLAPYIEGASVLDLFTGSGALLLEALSRGAGSALALDSNPSAIAGLRGHLQTLNCENGQLLQSDALVYLQTQAATAFDLVFLDPPFSQDLLLPACNLLEQHGWLAADAWIYTESEHPPSSLGLPGNWRQHREQKAGQVYYALWQRSAQGG; encoded by the coding sequence ATGCGCAAGCCAAGCAAAGCGGGCACAGCCCATAGTGGCGATGGCCAACTGCGGATCATCGGCGGGCAATGGCGTTCGCGCCAGTTCAACTTCCCAATGGCCGCCGGCCTGCGCCCCACACCCAATCGCGTGCGCGAAACCCTGTTCAACTGGCTGGCACCCTACATCGAAGGTGCCTCGGTACTCGACCTGTTCACCGGCAGCGGCGCACTGCTTCTCGAAGCGCTGTCACGCGGGGCCGGCAGTGCCCTGGCGCTGGATAGCAACCCCAGCGCCATCGCCGGCCTGCGCGGCCACCTGCAGACCCTGAACTGCGAGAACGGCCAGTTGCTGCAAAGCGATGCCCTGGTCTACCTGCAGACCCAGGCCGCCACAGCGTTCGACCTGGTGTTTCTCGACCCGCCGTTCAGCCAGGATCTGCTCCTGCCCGCCTGCAACCTATTGGAGCAACACGGCTGGTTGGCGGCGGATGCCTGGATCTACACCGAAAGCGAACATCCGCCCTCCAGCCTCGGCCTGCCCGGCAACTGGCGCCAGCACCGTGAGCAGAAGGCCGGTCAGGTGTATTACGCACTGTGGCAGCGCAGCGCGCAGGGGGGCTGA